One window of the Sebaldella sp. S0638 genome contains the following:
- a CDS encoding PTS sugar transporter subunit IIC, translated as MEKVLERFAEKMMPVANAIGSQRHMQAVRNGLISILPLTIVGSFFVILLNIPINGYAELIAPYKEALDIPFRFTVGIMSLYSAFTIGSFLGKGYKLDDVTSGFLAMLATILMIVPVNIKEGITTTGAAVSGRYIPIAPLSSQGLFGAIVASLIAVEIYRFIKEKKIEIKMPDGVPPVVASSFAALFPTLIIIIIFWIPRHFWGFDLNGIISFVISPLKIFLTGNNLIGGVLTQFFICLFWIFGIHGHAVLGPIIRPFWDQAIIQNMELFQAGTSAFQLPNIFTEQFFQWYAQMGGTGGTLALVVLFMTSKSQYLKQLGKLSILPGIFNINEPMIFGAPIVMNPLLAVPFMLVPVVNTIIVYIFTALNIIPRMMVKPPFTLPAPLGALVTTNWNWMACVLVFICFFVSMAIYYPFFKMFEKRTLDNENVQSAEAQ; from the coding sequence AAAATGATGCCTGTGGCAAATGCAATAGGGAGTCAGAGGCATATGCAGGCGGTAAGAAACGGGTTGATTTCAATATTGCCGCTTACTATTGTAGGTTCGTTTTTTGTAATATTGCTGAATATTCCGATAAACGGATATGCAGAGTTAATAGCGCCGTATAAAGAGGCACTTGATATTCCGTTTCGTTTTACTGTTGGTATAATGTCCTTATATAGCGCGTTTACTATAGGGTCTTTTCTTGGGAAAGGCTACAAGCTTGATGATGTAACCAGCGGTTTTCTGGCTATGCTGGCAACTATACTTATGATTGTACCTGTAAATATAAAAGAAGGTATTACTACAACAGGAGCAGCAGTATCAGGAAGATACATCCCAATAGCACCGCTTAGTTCACAGGGACTTTTTGGAGCTATAGTTGCTTCGCTTATAGCAGTAGAGATTTATCGCTTTATAAAAGAGAAGAAAATAGAAATAAAAATGCCTGACGGGGTTCCGCCAGTGGTGGCAAGCTCATTTGCAGCTTTGTTTCCCACGCTTATCATAATAATAATATTTTGGATACCGCGTCATTTTTGGGGATTTGATCTAAACGGGATTATATCATTTGTAATTTCTCCGCTGAAAATATTTTTAACGGGAAATAATCTTATAGGCGGGGTTTTGACACAGTTTTTTATATGTTTATTCTGGATTTTCGGTATACACGGACATGCGGTTTTGGGGCCTATAATAAGACCATTCTGGGATCAGGCTATAATACAGAATATGGAATTATTTCAGGCAGGAACAAGTGCTTTTCAGCTTCCAAATATATTTACAGAGCAGTTTTTTCAATGGTATGCGCAAATGGGCGGAACCGGAGGAACTCTGGCGCTGGTAGTGCTGTTTATGACATCAAAGTCGCAGTATCTGAAACAGCTTGGGAAATTATCAATACTTCCCGGAATTTTCAATATAAATGAGCCTATGATATTCGGGGCGCCTATAGTAATGAATCCTCTTCTGGCAGTGCCGTTTATGCTGGTTCCTGTAGTTAATACCATTATTGTATATATTTTTACAGCACTGAATATTATACCAAGAATGATGGTGAAACCGCCGTTTACACTGCCGGCGCCGTTAGGAGCATTGGTAACAACGAACTGGAACTGGATGGCATGTGTACTTGTATTTATATGTTTTTTTGTATCAATGGCTATATATTATCCGTTTTTCAAAATGTTTGAAAAAAGAACACTGGATAATGAAAATGTACAGTCCGCAGAAGCACAGTAG